One stretch of Saccharopolyspora erythraea DNA includes these proteins:
- a CDS encoding MarR family winged helix-turn-helix transcriptional regulator codes for MLPLQARTVELWRERNPELDTSPMEVVALVKRVRVLLDRAVEDLYDGAALTIAEVELLVPLRHADEPVTAARLAARLGMSRAGISKTLAKLEKRGLITRAANPADRRAALIRMTPEGEEVIDDLFPRELEAHGRLLAGLGADRERVVEALTRFAEAMEAQLEE; via the coding sequence ATGCTGCCGCTGCAGGCGCGCACGGTGGAGCTCTGGCGCGAGCGCAACCCCGAGTTGGACACCTCGCCGATGGAGGTGGTCGCGCTGGTCAAGCGGGTGCGGGTGCTGCTCGACCGGGCCGTCGAGGACCTCTACGACGGTGCAGCGCTGACCATCGCGGAGGTCGAGCTGCTGGTCCCGCTCCGTCACGCCGACGAACCGGTCACCGCTGCCCGCCTCGCCGCCCGCCTGGGCATGTCGCGCGCGGGCATCAGCAAGACCCTGGCGAAGCTGGAGAAGCGCGGGCTCATCACCCGTGCCGCCAACCCCGCCGACCGGCGCGCGGCCCTGATCCGCATGACGCCGGAGGGGGAGGAGGTCATCGACGACCTGTTCCCGCGGGAGCTGGAGGCCCACGGCAGGCTGCTCGCCGGCCTCGGAGCGGATCGCGAGCGCGTGGTCGAAGCGCTCACCCGCTTCGCGGAGGCGATGGAGGCGCAGCTCGAGGAGTGA
- a CDS encoding alpha/beta hydrolase, with translation MPKAIERVALQAQALALRTALALPQPVRRAIAGPPIRIDGGELALDAQLLLKLQHLSGNRNLSAPTVEIARAAMLQSTHLLPHAPVSGVSVGERRVPGATGELAARLYRPHQLTEPGELLVFYHGGGFVIGDLDSHDDVCRFLAKHAGVRVLAVEYRLAPESRFPAAFDDALAAYRYAVDNAAALGSSPGAIAVGGDSAGGNLAAVVAYHAARSGLPKPSLQLLLYPAVDATKRRRSRELFGEGFLLTDRDMDWFMDHYAPDVGERGDHRLSVLLADDLTGLPPAYVVTAGFDPLRDEGRAYAERLAEAGVPVIDRCFDDLIHGFANMRPAGGRFGEAMFEIAGTLRAALALRV, from the coding sequence ATGCCGAAGGCCATCGAACGAGTAGCGCTCCAGGCGCAGGCGCTCGCGCTGCGCACCGCCCTCGCGTTGCCCCAACCGGTCCGCCGGGCCATCGCGGGCCCGCCGATCCGCATCGACGGCGGCGAGCTCGCGCTCGACGCGCAGCTGCTGCTCAAGCTGCAGCACCTCAGCGGCAACCGGAACCTCTCGGCGCCGACCGTCGAGATCGCGCGGGCGGCGATGCTGCAGTCGACCCACCTGCTGCCGCACGCGCCGGTCAGCGGCGTGTCGGTCGGCGAACGCAGGGTGCCGGGCGCCACCGGCGAGCTGGCCGCCCGGCTGTACCGGCCGCACCAGCTGACCGAACCCGGTGAGCTGCTGGTCTTCTACCACGGCGGCGGGTTCGTCATCGGCGACCTGGACAGCCACGACGACGTGTGCCGCTTCCTGGCCAAGCACGCCGGCGTCAGGGTGCTGGCGGTGGAGTACCGGCTCGCCCCGGAGAGCCGCTTCCCGGCCGCGTTCGACGACGCGCTCGCCGCCTACCGCTACGCGGTGGACAACGCCGCCGCGCTGGGCAGCTCGCCGGGAGCGATCGCGGTCGGCGGCGACAGCGCGGGCGGCAACCTGGCGGCGGTGGTCGCCTACCACGCTGCCCGTTCCGGCCTGCCCAAGCCGAGCCTGCAACTGCTGCTCTACCCCGCCGTCGACGCGACCAAGCGCCGCCGCTCCCGCGAACTCTTCGGCGAGGGCTTCCTGCTCACCGACCGCGACATGGACTGGTTCATGGACCACTACGCGCCGGACGTCGGCGAGCGGGGGGACCACCGGCTGTCGGTGCTGCTGGCCGACGACCTGACCGGGCTTCCCCCGGCCTACGTGGTCACCGCGGGCTTCGACCCGCTTCGCGACGAGGGCCGCGCCTACGCCGAGCGCCTGGCGGAAGCGGGCGTCCCGGTGATCGACCGCTGCTTCGACGACCTCATCCACGGCTTCGCCAACATGCGGCCCGCCGGCGGACGCTTCGGCGAGGCCATGTTCGAGATCGCGGGCACGCTGCGTGCCGCGCTGGCGCTGCGCGTCTGA
- a CDS encoding NADPH-dependent FMN reductase: MTLTVVGIGGSVRPDSQSERAMRAALAGARDAGAKVRAITGNDLALPFYDPQVPERTENAIELVEALRAADGVVIASPGYHGTISGLIKNALDYVEDLRGDERVYLEGRAVGCIGVAYGWQATVTTLQALRSVVHSLRGWPTPLGAAVNSAETQLGPEGESEDEKVTRTLRTIGQQVVDFANSRR; encoded by the coding sequence ATGACGTTGACCGTGGTGGGTATCGGCGGGTCGGTGCGGCCCGACTCGCAGTCCGAACGCGCGATGCGGGCGGCCCTGGCCGGGGCCCGCGACGCCGGCGCCAAGGTCCGCGCGATCACCGGCAACGACCTCGCCCTGCCGTTCTACGACCCGCAGGTGCCCGAGCGCACCGAGAACGCGATCGAGCTCGTCGAGGCCCTGCGCGCCGCCGACGGCGTGGTCATCGCCTCCCCCGGCTACCACGGCACCATCTCGGGCCTGATCAAGAACGCCCTCGACTACGTGGAGGACCTGCGCGGCGACGAGCGGGTCTACCTGGAAGGCCGCGCGGTCGGCTGCATCGGCGTCGCCTACGGCTGGCAGGCCACCGTCACGACGTTGCAGGCGCTGCGCTCTGTGGTGCACTCGCTGCGCGGGTGGCCCACGCCGCTCGGCGCGGCGGTGAACTCGGCGGAGACCCAGCTCGGGCCGGAGGGCGAGAGCGAGGACGAGAAGGTCACCCGGACGCTGCGCACGATCGGCCAGCAGGTGGTGGATTTCGCGAACAGCCGCAGGTGA
- a CDS encoding nucleoside deaminase, giving the protein MTDDDLRHLRRAIELSVLARERGDEPFGSLLAGPDGAVLAEDVNTVHTDRDISAHPELKLAVWAARHLDAATAAATTMYTSCENCAMCSAAMVSSGLGRLVFALDGRRLASFRGEQRPGLDLPAAEVFAKAARTIAVEGPLLAKEALVAHEGYW; this is encoded by the coding sequence GTGACCGACGACGACCTGCGGCACCTGCGCCGCGCGATCGAGCTGAGCGTGCTGGCCCGCGAACGCGGTGACGAGCCCTTCGGGTCACTGCTGGCCGGCCCCGACGGCGCTGTGCTCGCCGAGGACGTCAACACCGTGCACACCGACCGGGACATCAGCGCGCACCCCGAGCTCAAGCTCGCCGTGTGGGCCGCGCGGCACCTCGACGCCGCCACGGCCGCCGCGACCACGATGTACACGAGCTGCGAGAACTGCGCGATGTGCTCGGCGGCGATGGTGTCCTCCGGACTCGGCCGGCTGGTCTTCGCGCTGGACGGCAGGCGGCTGGCGTCCTTCCGGGGGGAGCAGCGCCCCGGGCTGGACCTGCCCGCCGCCGAGGTGTTCGCCAAGGCCGCCCGAACCATCGCGGTCGAGGGACCGCTGCTGGCCAAGGAGGCCCTGGTCGCGCACGAGGGTTACTGGTGA
- a CDS encoding Dps family protein translates to MATKTAAKAPITSALNDSDRDVTGKALQGTLLDLVDLHLVAKQAHWNVVGKFFRDVHLQLDELIDTARSFADDVAERASAIGVSPDGRSSTVASGSGLPTFEAGWKNDREVIEYIVSALSELISRVRMRIDETDKTDLVTQDLLLSIAAELEKSHWMWQAQLA, encoded by the coding sequence ATGGCCACGAAGACGGCTGCCAAGGCGCCGATCACCAGCGCACTCAACGACTCCGACCGCGACGTCACCGGCAAGGCCCTGCAGGGCACCCTGCTCGACCTCGTCGACCTGCACCTGGTCGCCAAGCAGGCGCACTGGAACGTCGTGGGCAAGTTCTTCCGGGACGTGCACCTGCAGCTCGACGAGCTGATCGACACCGCACGGTCGTTCGCCGACGACGTCGCCGAACGGGCATCGGCCATCGGCGTCTCCCCTGACGGCCGGTCGAGCACGGTCGCGTCCGGTTCGGGCCTGCCGACGTTCGAGGCGGGCTGGAAGAACGACCGCGAGGTGATCGAGTACATCGTCTCGGCGCTCTCCGAGCTGATCAGCCGGGTGCGCATGCGCATCGACGAGACGGACAAGACCGATCTGGTCACCCAGGACCTGCTCCTGAGCATCGCCGCCGAGCTGGAGAAGTCGCACTGGATGTGGCAGGCCCAGCTCGCTTGA
- a CDS encoding NAD(P)/FAD-dependent oxidoreductase has protein sequence MDATRYDAVVLGGGAAGLSAATLLARSRRRVVVVDAGEPRNAPSAHLHNFLSRDGMAPAELLAAGRRELAGYGGEVVEGLAVAVKHAERGFAVRLASGADLSTRGVLVATGLRDELAEIPGLRDRWGDTVLHCPYCHGHEVRDQPIGVVGGDNRPFTLHQAALVRLWSDDVTFFPNRIALEAGERERLTAWGVRVIDGDVARLSARDGLTVELADGREVGRKAVFVGPRFVPNDRMLTELGCEVGDDGWVTTDASGRTSVAGVWAAGNVVDSPAQLVSAAGAGSTAAIALNHHLLAQDVERAGALTRA, from the coding sequence ATGGACGCGACCCGGTACGACGCCGTGGTGCTCGGGGGTGGCGCGGCGGGCCTGTCGGCCGCGACGCTGCTGGCCCGGTCCCGCCGGCGGGTCGTGGTGGTCGACGCGGGAGAACCGCGCAATGCCCCGTCCGCGCACCTGCACAACTTCCTGTCCCGCGACGGGATGGCCCCCGCGGAGCTGCTCGCTGCCGGACGGCGCGAGCTGGCCGGGTACGGCGGCGAGGTGGTCGAGGGACTGGCGGTCGCCGTCAAGCACGCGGAGCGCGGCTTCGCAGTGCGACTCGCCTCCGGCGCGGACCTGAGCACACGCGGGGTGCTGGTCGCCACGGGGCTGCGGGACGAGCTGGCCGAGATCCCCGGCCTGCGCGACCGGTGGGGCGACACCGTGCTGCACTGCCCCTACTGCCACGGGCACGAAGTGCGTGACCAGCCCATCGGGGTGGTGGGCGGGGACAACCGTCCGTTCACCCTGCACCAGGCCGCGCTGGTGCGGCTGTGGTCGGACGACGTGACGTTCTTCCCGAACCGGATCGCGCTCGAAGCCGGGGAGCGCGAGCGGCTGACCGCCTGGGGCGTGCGCGTCATCGACGGCGACGTGGCGCGGCTGTCAGCGCGCGACGGGCTCACCGTCGAGCTGGCCGACGGCCGTGAGGTGGGGAGGAAGGCGGTGTTCGTGGGCCCGCGCTTCGTGCCGAACGACCGGATGCTCACCGAGCTGGGCTGCGAGGTCGGCGACGACGGCTGGGTAACCACCGACGCCTCGGGCCGCACCAGCGTCGCCGGGGTGTGGGCGGCGGGCAACGTCGTGGACTCCCCGGCGCAGCTCGTCAGCGCCGCGGGCGCCGGCTCGACCGCAGCCATCGCGCTCAACCACCACCTGCTCGCCCAGGACGTCGAACGCGCCGGCGCACTGACGAGGGCCTGA
- a CDS encoding aspartate-semialdehyde dehydrogenase, whose protein sequence is MAEQNARPTVAIVGATGAVGTVMIDIINNRSSVPWGEIRLIASPRSAGKKITVRGEERTVVALAPEAFDGVDIALFDVPDEISAQWAPVAAERGAIAVDNSGAFRLDPEVPLVVPEVNAAKVHERPKGIIANPNCTTLSMMAALGALHREFGLRELVVASYQAASGAGQEGVDRLYAEVSAVAGKQVGVRGGDVAEALSAAGLPEETPFKAPLAMNVVPWAGSRKDDGWTSEELKVRNESRKILGIPELKVSATCVRVPVLTTHSLAVHATFEREVTIDQAHKVFGSQPSIVLQDDPDNGVFPTPAAVVGGDPTYVGRVRQALDFPNTLDFFVCGDNLRKGAALNTYEIAETLAAGK, encoded by the coding sequence ATGGCCGAGCAGAACGCGCGCCCGACCGTCGCGATCGTGGGTGCCACCGGCGCGGTCGGCACCGTCATGATCGACATCATCAACAACCGGTCCTCGGTGCCGTGGGGTGAGATCCGGCTGATCGCCTCGCCGCGCTCGGCGGGCAAGAAGATCACCGTGCGCGGTGAGGAGCGGACCGTCGTCGCGCTCGCGCCGGAGGCGTTCGACGGGGTGGACATCGCCCTGTTCGACGTGCCGGACGAGATCTCGGCGCAGTGGGCCCCGGTGGCCGCCGAGCGGGGCGCCATCGCGGTCGACAACTCGGGCGCGTTCCGGCTGGATCCCGAAGTGCCGCTGGTGGTGCCCGAGGTCAACGCCGCGAAGGTGCACGAGCGGCCCAAGGGCATCATCGCCAACCCCAACTGCACGACCCTGTCGATGATGGCCGCGCTCGGTGCGCTGCACCGCGAGTTCGGCCTGCGCGAGCTGGTCGTCGCTTCCTACCAGGCCGCCTCCGGCGCCGGGCAGGAAGGCGTGGACCGCCTCTACGCCGAGGTCTCGGCGGTTGCGGGCAAGCAGGTCGGCGTGCGCGGCGGTGACGTCGCGGAGGCGCTGTCGGCGGCCGGGCTGCCGGAGGAGACCCCGTTCAAGGCGCCGCTGGCGATGAACGTGGTGCCGTGGGCGGGTTCCCGCAAGGACGACGGGTGGACCTCCGAGGAGCTCAAGGTCCGCAACGAGTCCCGCAAGATCCTGGGCATCCCGGAGCTGAAGGTGTCGGCCACCTGCGTGCGGGTGCCGGTGCTGACCACCCACTCGCTGGCGGTGCACGCCACTTTCGAGCGGGAGGTCACCATCGACCAGGCGCACAAGGTCTTCGGCTCGCAGCCGTCGATCGTCCTGCAGGACGACCCGGACAACGGCGTGTTCCCGACCCCGGCGGCGGTCGTCGGCGGCGACCCGACCTACGTGGGCCGGGTGCGCCAGGCGCTGGACTTCCCGAACACGCTGGACTTCTTCGTCTGCGGTGACAACCTCCGCAAGGGGGCCGCGCTCAACACCTACGAGATCGCGGAGACCCTCGCGGCGGGCAAGTAG
- a CDS encoding aspartate kinase: protein MALVVQKYGGSSLESADRIKRVAERIVETRKAGNDVVVVCSAMGDTTDELLDLAQQVNPAPPERELDMLLTAGERISNALVAMAIEALGAEARSFSGSQAGVITTSAHQNARIIDVTPGRVQEALKQGQVVLVAGFQGVAQDTKDITTLGRGGSDTTAVAVAAAMNADVCEIYTDVDGVYTADPRIASDAKHLDRITYEEMLEMAATGAKVLHLRAVEYARRYGVPLHVRSSYSPKSGTIVSGSVEDLSVEQAMITGVAHDRSEAKVTVRGVPDNPGIAGRIFRVIADAEIDIDMVLQNVSGTASGRTDITFTVARSNGALAVTELEKIKDELGFEQVVYDDHVGKVSLVGAGMRSHPGVTATFCEALSQAGVNIEIINTSEIRISVLIRDTQLEDAVGALHAAFELGGDEEAVVYAGSGR, encoded by the coding sequence GTGGCGCTCGTCGTCCAGAAGTACGGCGGTTCTTCACTCGAGAGTGCCGATCGCATCAAACGGGTCGCAGAGCGCATCGTCGAGACCCGCAAGGCGGGCAATGACGTGGTCGTCGTGTGCTCGGCGATGGGAGATACCACTGACGAGCTGCTCGACCTCGCCCAGCAGGTCAACCCGGCCCCGCCGGAGCGCGAGCTCGACATGCTGCTCACCGCCGGTGAGCGCATCTCCAACGCCCTGGTCGCGATGGCCATCGAGGCCCTCGGCGCCGAGGCCCGTTCGTTCTCGGGCTCCCAGGCCGGTGTGATCACCACTTCCGCCCACCAGAACGCCCGCATCATCGACGTCACGCCCGGCCGGGTGCAGGAGGCCCTGAAGCAGGGCCAGGTCGTGCTGGTCGCCGGTTTCCAGGGCGTCGCCCAGGACACCAAGGACATCACGACGCTCGGCCGCGGCGGCTCGGACACCACGGCGGTCGCGGTGGCCGCCGCGATGAACGCCGACGTGTGCGAGATCTACACCGACGTCGACGGCGTCTACACCGCGGACCCGCGCATCGCCTCTGATGCCAAGCACCTCGACCGCATCACCTACGAGGAGATGCTCGAGATGGCGGCGACCGGTGCGAAGGTGCTGCACCTGCGCGCCGTCGAATACGCCCGCCGCTACGGCGTGCCCCTGCACGTCCGCTCTTCGTACTCACCCAAGTCCGGAACGATCGTGTCCGGCAGTGTGGAGGACCTTTCCGTGGAACAGGCGATGATCACCGGCGTCGCGCACGACCGGTCGGAGGCCAAGGTCACCGTGCGCGGTGTGCCGGACAACCCGGGTATCGCGGGGCGGATCTTCCGCGTGATCGCCGATGCCGAGATCGACATCGACATGGTGCTGCAGAACGTCTCCGGCACCGCGTCGGGCCGCACCGACATCACCTTCACCGTGGCGCGCAGCAACGGCGCGCTGGCGGTGACCGAGCTGGAGAAGATCAAGGACGAGCTCGGCTTCGAGCAGGTCGTCTACGACGACCACGTCGGCAAGGTCTCGCTGGTCGGCGCGGGCATGCGCTCGCACCCCGGCGTCACCGCGACCTTCTGCGAGGCACTGTCGCAGGCCGGCGTGAACATCGAGATCATCAACACCTCCGAGATCCGGATCTCGGTGCTGATCCGTGACACCCAGCTCGAGGACGCCGTCGGGGCGCTGCACGCGGCGTTCGAGCTCGGTGGCGACGAGGAAGCCGTCGTCTACGCGGGGAGTGGTCGCTGA